The proteins below come from a single Miscanthus floridulus cultivar M001 chromosome 1, ASM1932011v1, whole genome shotgun sequence genomic window:
- the LOC136473506 gene encoding fe(2+) transport protein 2-like — MSSRALTAVLLFCLLSASPSVAISTQTEPQAPPADGGGACGGPAVGGKCHSVASALRLKLIAIPSILLASVLGVCLPLFSRSVPALRPDGNLFVVVKAFASGVILGTGYMHVLPDSFNDLTSPCLPRRPWAEFPFTAFVAMLAAVFTLMVDSLMLSFHGRGKGKGKGSAAVAHHGHAHSPPPQVHCHGHGHLDVSEARPEAADEVAEDDDVEAGKLRRNRVIVQVLEMGIVVHSVVIGLGMGASQNVCTIRPLVAALCFHQLFEGMGLGGCILQAEYGARMKSVLVFFFSTTTPFGIALGLALTKVYSDTSPTALIVVGLLNAASAGLLHYMALVDLLAADFMGHKLQSSLRLQLVSFLAVLLGAGGMSVMAKWA, encoded by the exons ATGTCTTCGAGAGCACTGACAGCAGTCCTCCTCTTCTGTCTCCTGTCCGCCTCACCGTCTGTCGCCATCTCCACGCAAACGGAGCCCCAAGCACCACCCGCAGATGGCGGTGGCGCATGTGGAGGCCCCGCCGTCGGAGGCAAATGCCACAGCGTCGCCAGCGCGCTGCGCCTGAAGCTGATCGCCATCCCGTCGATCCTCCTGGCCAGCGTGCTGGGCGTGTGCCTGCCGCTCTTCTCCCGCTCCGTGCCCGCGCTCCGCCCCGACGGCAACCTCTTCGTGGTCGTCAAGGCCTTCGCGTCAGGGGTCATCCTTGGCACGGGCTACATGCACGTGCTGCCGGACTCCTTCAACGACCTCACCTCGCCCTGCCTGCCCCGGAGGCCCTGGGCGGAGTTCCCCTTCACGGCGTTCGTCGCCATGCTCGCCGCCGTGTTCACGCTCATGGTGGACTCGCTCATGCTCTCGTTCCACGGCCGaggcaagggcaagggcaagggcaGCGCTGCGGTCGCGCACCATGGCCATGCTCACAGCCCTCCGCCGCAGGTGCACTGTCACGGACACGGGCATCTCGACGTGAGCGAGGCGAGGCCGGAGGCCGCGGACGAGGTCGCCGAGGACGACGACGTGGAGGCCGGCAAGTTGCGCAGGAACCGTGTCATTGTTCAG GTCCTAGAGATGGGCATCGTGGTGCACTCGGTGGTGATCGGCCTCGGCATGGGCGCGTCGCAGAACGTGTGCACGATCCGCCCCCTCGTGGCGGCGCTCTGCTTCCACCAGCTCTTCGAGGGCATGGGCCTCGGCGGCTGCATCCTGCAGGCGGAGTACGGCGCCAGGATGAAGTCGGTGCTGGTGTTCTTCTTCTCCACCACGACGCCGTTCGGGATCGCGCTGGGGCTGGCGCTCACCAAGGTGTACAGCGACACCAGCCCCACGGCGCTGATCGTCGTCGGGCTGCTGAACGCGGCGTCGGCGGGGCTGCTCCACTACATGGCGCTCGTCGACCTCCTCGCCGCCGACTTCATGGGGCACAAGCTGCAGAGTAGCCTCAGGCTCCAGCTCGTCTCCTTCCTGGCCGTTCTCCTCGGCGCCGGCGGCATGTCCGTCATGGCCAAGTGGGCGTGA